The Caldisericum exile AZM16c01 region CATCTTTGCAGAAGGTCGAGTTCCAACAGTTGAAGCAACAAAAGCAGATGGAACGATTGTTGAATCAAATGGTGTTGTTAATATAAGTGGTAACGGTACTGTTGATGCTACCGAAATTACCGATGTAGGTGGTTGGGTTTATGATGTAACTGCCGATTTAACTCAAGCCGATGTAAGAATTAACGCAAAAGGCACAAGTTCAGAAGGAAAATACTGGTACGAATACTAATCATACCAAAGTAATTCCTTCGGGGGCTTTGCCCCCGTTTTTTTCTTTGAACTTCTATTTGTAATATTTAAAAATTTTTTATACTTATTTAGGCATTTGGAAGGTTTGTAATGATTTTGACTATGAAGTTT contains the following coding sequences:
- a CDS encoding type II secretion system protein, which translates into the protein MRKRRGFTLVELAIVIAILGILAMYAIPKYQGMVEEARTAQAKAQLGTVRSALAIYYAKYSGKFPSSLDGTIFAEGRVPTVEATKADGTIVESNGVVNISGNGTVDATEITDVGGWVYDVTADLTQADVRINAKGTSSEGKYWYEY